DNA from Mustela erminea isolate mMusErm1 chromosome 18, mMusErm1.Pri, whole genome shotgun sequence:
TAAGACTGTCCAACTCCCCAAAAGATTGTTATCTCGCAACAACCTAAATTTTCAATAATAATCAGTGAAAAAATATGCTTTATGCATCTAATATTGagagttttgttttctatgaAAATCTATGCGCGTTCCTTCAATTTTTTCAAGAATCCAATCAAATTTACTGACTCACTGTCCTCATTCAATAGTAGCATCACTTGCGGTGTTCTACTGTACCTAGTTTtcctgctcattttaaaaaatgtcttcaaatttttAAGGACATACCATCAGCCAGAACTATCAAGTTCACTTTTAATTGCCCAAAGAATTTACCTTCTGAACCTATCTGGTTAAACTTTAAATACAATGTCACTAAAACTTCCAAAGGTTAGACAATTTAAAAACCAGATTTGCATTGAAAGCCTCCAAGCTATCAACTGAAAAAGTATGTAATGAAAACACCCTGCCATCTGAGTCATAaactaaattattaatttataaattaaattaaggattaaaaattaaaattaatgtttattccTTAGACACGACCTTCTTACTGTAATATTCTCTTAAGAGTGACCAAGCAGTGAGAACTCTactcataaaataaaaccatgagcAGAAGATGCTATGTAGGCCAATCATAAGGACACATTCATAGCATCAATTCTTGCTTTTCAGCAAGCTAATATCTCAAATCTTATCTTCTAGTGCCTATGAGAGATGCCCTGCATCACAAAATAATCAGGTTTGCTTTTCAACAAACTATGGCCCTGTACCTGTATATACATCCCATATTTTGATACGCCCATTGTTTAATCCTGTGGCAAGGAGCAGCTGATCCTGTCCGAATCTGAATCGATGCCATTCTATATTGACACAGCGACTCTGTTTTTCTGGAACCGAAGATCCAAAAGCAAGACTCCAGACTATGTCACCACAGTCTATAATATGTTCGCGAGGTTTATTTTTCTGACCACCATCGCTATTTTGTCTTGACAATCTCAAACCGCTTGAATTGGTGATATTCTTGGTGCCATGCAAGagactgaggggaaaaaaggtcAGATTGACATCTAGTTATTATGAACTCTGGACTCCTGCAGATACTAAatgataaatgtttgttaaaataacCTCAATTATTACCATAATGATACTGAATAACAATAGAATTCTATGGATGGGAAGGAGATATTTGCAATTAGCTATGAGGGTATGACCGAATAAATTCAAACTAAAAGATATCTTCAGTTGCTGAGATTAAGTTTAACATTAAGCAATGTATAATTTCTTTGTATCAAAATTTTCCTCAGAACCACTATAATCAATGAGGACTCCTTTAGCTAACCTAAAGTAAGTGTAACaagcaaataacaaaacaaaaaacctgcttAACTTAAGATATTTATATAAAGGTCAACTAGACACAAAAAGGGTGagattaaatttaatatatattttttaaaaactttcaacaaataaATCCAAGCAGAGGAattttaagtacataaaaataattaattacacGATCAGCATACTGCTGTTATCTAATAAAATGTCGTGAAATTCAAAAAGTGTCACATAACAAAAGGTCATCTTCCCTTGCGTAAGGCAATATAGACACTACCAAGAAACCAGTAATCTGCTTTTTAATACAAAGACACAAAAGCATCTGAGAAAGTCCGTAACATAAAAGGCCAAACAATTCTTCCCACaaattttccaataaatataTTCAGCTTATGATTAGGATACATTTACAATACCCTACActacaaagaaaaacttaaatatcaCAATCTTTCTATTACTCCACACAGATAACAGTAAATTCTACAAAGACATACAATATACAAATTAGAAGAGAGTCTTACAAGTTCTTAAGGCACTGGGACCAGGGAACAAGCTTTACTGTACGATGTCCTTGTGACCAAGCAAAGTACGAACCATCTGGAGCAAAAGCAACAGTCCAATTCTCACGACCACATTTCTTGTCAAAGGGAGCTGCTGGAGCTAGAAGTTCACCTATAGTACGTGATCtcactaaaagaagaaaagatacacAGGATGTCACATATAACCGATAATGAATCTGAGACTTCCTCAATATTAATTTGGGACTCCTAACTTCATTGAGTTTCGATGCAGACAAGGTCTAAGGAGTTCTGATTTCTACCCTTAATGATAATAACTATCTTCAAGTTTTGATAAAATGGTTTTCCAACATCACCCCACCCAAGAGCTTGTTTAGAAAGCTTCAATTAAAAAACCTGGttaaggggcaccagggtggctcagtgggttaaagcctctgccttctgctcaggtcatggcggggatcaagccctgcatcagggctctctgctcagcagggagcctgcttcctcctctctctctctctgccgttctctctgcctgcttgtaatctctgtcaaataaataaatcaaaaaaaaaaaaaaaaaaaaaaagaaagcaagccctGGTTAAGGTACTGTAATATCAGGGTTAGCAATTACTCAACTACTGACTTTTGCACTGCCTTATGTTTTCATCAAATTACTGACATCTAAAATGCAACAGGCCAAACTTAACTTTATAAGGAAAGTATCTTCCAATAAGTTTGTAATTTTCAAAAACCACAAACCACTATAAAATACAATAGTTTATCATTATTCAAAGGAAAGCAATATTAAGTGGTCTATTTAaacatgatattctttttttttttttttaagactttttaaagttACCTCCAAACCCAATGAGGGGCCTGaagtcacaaccccaagaccaagagtcacatgctccgctaactgagacagccaggtgccccaacatgagTATTTTTTCAGGCCCAGGTCACAAAGAgtcataaaattcctagaactaGAAAGGACTTAATGGTTATTTAGTACAATCTCCCAATTGCtgctttaaaatgtattacatttGTGATCCTCAAACATCTTAATAGTGAGCCATAAACTGACCAAAAATGGAagtaattcttttgttttttaaggacagagaataaacaatctcatgtttttaatttaattaagactacttaaatttaggggcacctgggtggctcagtcacttaagcggctgcctttgactcaggtcatgatcccagggtcctggaagagcccatccaggtgccctgctccatggaaatctgcttttccctctccctcttcagctccccctgcttgtgctctctcgctcatGTGCttaatctcaaataaataaaatcttgaaagaaaataaagggtaCCTATATTTATCATTCATAACAAAAACTGGCACATTTCCAGAGTACAGAGACTTTTCGTTCGCATTTAACAAGAAGTATATCAACAAGCTCTTACTATACATTTGTGTATGCAAACTTGGCCAGAATTTCCTCAACTTGGGTAAAGAATCTTTATCACTCACTGTATCACCACTGCTCTCTTGggctggtcttttttttttttttttttaaagattttatttatttatttgacagacagagatcataagtaggcagagaggcaggcagagagaagaggaaacaggctccctgctgagcagagagcccaatgcggggctccatcccaggactctgggatcatgacctgagccgaaggcagagcccttaacccattgagccacccaggcgccccttgggctGGTCTTGATTTCAAATTTTGCTACTCTTCCTTTTCAGGTATAAATTAGTATCTCTTTAGTTTCGCTACCTTCTATTCAGTGCTGGCTAACTATTTTTAGTTTTGGATTTAAACTTCCCAACAACTAAACTACATATATCCTATGTATTGCAGTTCAAATAAGAACCACTTACGCTCTTATTGCTAAAGCAGATATATACCTACACCGGCCCCCCATGTACTAGTTCAGGTGACACTTCAAGTCTCAATGTGTGCTCTGTCAACAGCCAGTGGAGCACCTGGCATATGACAggtgatcagtaaatatttactgagtgaataTAAAAGCACATGTATAAGTTCCCATTCTTAAAggatttcaacatttccttgtcTAAGTTTTTGATACATTAACAAACAAGCTatggtttaaaaagtaaaacaggggaccctgggtggctcagtgggttaagcctctgccttcagctcaggtcatgatctcagggtcttgtcctacatcgggctctctgttcatcggggagcctacttccccctctttctctgcctgcccctctgcttgtgatctctgtcaaataaataaataaaataaaaataaagataaaaagtaaaacaggggcacctggctagctgaGTCAGCAGAACATGTGACtgctgatcttggggttgtgggtctgaaccccatgttgagtgtagagtactcaaaaataataaaatccaaaaatacatatataaaaagtaaaacaaaattgagACCTATTTTTTCTATGATATTCAGAAATACGAATACCTAATAAGGCTTACTCTGTTTTTGTGGAGCTGACATTATCAAAAATTTTCCCTCTGATGACTCAAAAATCTTCTTCCTAGGGTGTCTGGGTCAgacagtcattgagtgtctgtctacctttggctccagtcataaccccaggatcctgggatggatccccacgttgggctctctgctcagtgaggagtctgctttccctttgtgctctctctcaaataaataaaatcctttaacaaaaaaataaatcttcctccctgcatctgggctctccctttctctttgtgctctcaaataaataaaatccataacaaaaaaaataaatcttcctccTTGCCACTCGACCCACTCAGTCCTGGTTCTGACCTAAGAGAGTAAGCTTAATCCTGCTCTCACATGACAGTCATATACTGAAGAAAGCCATGACATCAGCAAgtaaatcttttcatttataaataaataaactgccaTAAGCCTTTCAATCACTCCTTAGATTACATGGTTTCAAGTCCATTCCCTACCTTTGCCTACACTTCTCTGGAGAAACTCCAGTTGGTAATGGTCTTCATAAAAGTGGCACCCCGAACTAAACACAACACCTCAGGTGTGGTTTGATCAAAGGAGCAGAACCCCCAGCTACTTCCCACCCCAAGTGTATCCATAAAGCATAAGGTGACATTATTTTGACCAGCAGTTACATGACTTTAACATAAAATCCACAAACCAGTGACCCTTATATGCCTGCagaatgatttcctttctttccttttttttttttttttgaaatatacaaatgattttttaaactttttttttttttttaagcttttatttatttgacagagagatcgcaagtaggcaaagcagcaggcagagagagaggggaaagcaagctccctgctgagcagagagcctgatgcagggctggatcctaggaccctgagatcatggcctgaactgaaggcagaagcttacttaacccactgagccacccaggcgcccctacaaatgTTTTTGAAAGGGCTTGCTGTTCCTTATATTGCTTTTCCTTACAGTCCTCCAAGGTCACACACATAGATGGTTAACCTCACCATGGTAGTTCATGTGCCTGATTCCTGAATTTGCAACCCctgcctaaattttttttttttttttttaaatataacttggGTTTCTGTTTAATCCTAtcttttgaaggaaaaagaaagtttgggAGTCAGggaaacaagttttaaaattcaactggaaaaaaaatttttttcaaccaaAAAACCCAAGCATCATCTTCAAGAGAAAACCCCTAGCTAAACTTGATgagtatattcttataatttctatctcaaaaaaatagaagactggCCCTTGTATTCAACTTAAAAACATCTGGTTAATTAGACTAGAACACACCACTCCTTTAGCAAGCAAGATTAACTTTCCCacaaaagactcttttttttacTCTGTACTTTAGCAtcactctatttttcttttaccttgacCACACTCACAAAACTCCTCTGGTTTAAAGGTGGAAATTAACAACCAAAAATTGTTTCAAATAACAAAGACCATGAACTAAAAAGCTAATTTATTCTTAAACACATAGACATTCAAGAAATGgggtcattattttaaaactaccaagtaaggggtatctgggtggctcagtgggttaaagcctctgccttcggctcaggtcgtgatcccagagccctgggattgagccctgcatctggctctctgctcagcagggagcctgcttcctcctctctctgtccgcttctctgtctgcttctctgcctacttgtgatctccatctgtcaaataaataaataaaatctttaaaaaaaaaaataccaaataaataaatgctatacTGTCACAAGTATTAGCAATTAACTTGGTGTTTCCTTGCTTGTTAACAGGCACATCAAGtgatttctccccctcccccaatgaTCTCTGCCATCAAATGATTCAAGCACTCATTCAGATACTTGCTGGTACAGTATTATCAAGGTTATAATGAAGTGCTtcgaaaaaaaaaatttttttaagttaaacctTTATGACCTGCAGCTGTTTAATATGAGTATCGTAAGAGATACATGATTTAATGACCTTGTATAAGGGAAAAGCTGCCTGCCATGGGAACTCAGCCATAAAATACAATTATCTGTACAGTAGTAATACACTGAGTTACTGCTGAACCGAATGAACCAGATTTAGCTCCTTCTTCACATTCCTCTCTGCAATTTCATAACCAGAAAGGGAGGATCTGTGGTAGTGCCTTGTGAAAGAGGGCAGCAGCTCCAGGCAGTACTCCCTGTCTCACAAGACTTCTTTAATCAGTCTAGGAATCTTGCCTCTCCTCTTTCAGCACTTGATAAACGGAAGAGCTATAATTAATACTCAAAAAGGGGGAAAAGCTAAGTCCTTACTGAAAGTTACAAAGCTACACAGAGATATGACTGTTTAACTCTGTATCCAAATGGTACTTccgaagaaagaaacaaaaaagagggcTGGTGGGGGTGGTTCGAAAGCTTAGAAAAGGCCGAGGTTCTTTCAGATATTTGGGACCTGGCTAATAATTTTATACTACAGCCAGCAAATAACACTGAGATGTTACTAAATATGAAAAACGTTAACTGAAAAGGCTATTACTTAGTGTGGCTGGTTCTTCTACCTTATTCAGGTATGCTCAGAAGCTCTACTCAGCCGCTGCAAGGCAGGACTGGAAAGTTTTCAAAATGATTCATCAAGATAAagtaaaacagataaatgaaaggCAGATCACTTATCTGTGATACTATGGtggagcagaggaggaaaaaagcccACTGGACTCCACTGGACTAAAGAACTTCTGGGTTCCATGTTCGACTCAGCACCTACTTACTAGtcttaaaatacagttaaaataaaaagtaggcatgaattttattttccctgtgtatttatttaaagatttaaattttaaagatttacttaaacctttaaataaataaataaatttgacaagagatcacaagtaggcagagaggcaggcaggcagagagccggatgccggGCTCTGCCGGGCAGATCCCAGGaactgagaccatggcctgagccaaaggcagaggctttaacccactgagccacccaggcgccccttccctgtGTATGTAAAACAGTTATTAGAAACTGGGCTAAAGTCCCCTCCTAACCTGCCATTCCTAACCTGCCATTTAACCTTATCCTTAAGAGAACAAAAGTCCAGAATTCTAAGATAACTGTCTCTAGATATAAAAACTGAACTCACATACAGGATAAAGGGCCTACTGGTTACTTAGCTTCTCCCTTGGTCTAGAAGTACCTCCTCCATATATTTAAAGGCATAcataaaggaagaggaaatgcaaAGGGTCTTTGCTCAGTAACCACTtccaattttcatttaattaacacAGTAAGTTTGGTgctggttttttgggggggggggtgcaaagtc
Protein-coding regions in this window:
- the WSB1 gene encoding WD repeat and SOCS box-containing protein 1 isoform X3 translates to MASFPPRVNEKEIVRSRTIGELLAPAAPFDKKCGRENWTVAFAPDGSYFAWSQGHRTVKLVPWSQCLKNFLLHGTKNITNSSGLRLSRQNSDGGQKNKPREHIIDCGDIVWSLAFGSSVPEKQSRCVNIEWHRFRFGQDQLLLATGLNNGRIKIWDVYTGKLLLNLVDHTEVVRDLTFAPDGSLILVSASRDKTLRVWDLKDDGNMMKVLRGHQNWVYSCAFSPDSSMLCSVGASKAVVAAILV